From one Mobula birostris isolate sMobBir1 chromosome 20, sMobBir1.hap1, whole genome shotgun sequence genomic stretch:
- the LOC140185357 gene encoding probable G-protein coupled receptor 139 has translation MNLVAIVILSGGKCGLSTCTTCYLVAMAAADLFSIVTQVILSRLKWRYFPDSFLSITPVCSVIDILTFTATDCSVWFTVTFTFDRFVAICCQKLKTKYCTGKTATVVLTTTGVLFCLKNVPRYFAWEPRMIIDNVPWFCEIPDNIFTDPGWVGYDWFDTVLTPFLPFAGILLLNALTVRHILAASRVRKGLKGQSKGENRSDPEMESRRRSMVLLFTLSGSFILLWITIVVNFIYYQVSGKGFDFNDSEWIFHYFGVLLSDFSCCTNTFIYAVTQSKFREQIIKAMKYPVTSVLHFINKNAS, from the exons A tgaatttagtggcgattgtgatcctgtccggGGGAAAGTGCGGGCTCTCCACCTGCACCACttgctacctggtggccatggcagcggccgatctattCAGCATTGTCACCCAGGTCATTTTGTCACGACTCAAATGGCGTTACTTCCCGGACAGTTTTCTGAGCATCACCCCTGTGTGCAGTGTTATCGATATACTGACGTtcacagccacagactgttctgtctggttcaccgtcactttcacctttgatcggtttgttgccatttgctgtcagaagctgaaaacaaaatattgcaccgggaaaactgcgacTGTGGTTCTAACAACAACCGGCGTACTGTTCTGTCTGAAAAACGTTCCCCGATACTTCGCATGGGAACCCCGGATGATAATTGACAACGTACCGTGGTTCTGTGAGATCCCAGACAACATTTTCACTGACCCCGGGTGGGTGGGTTATGACTGGTTTGATACGGTTTTAACTCCGTtcctccctttcgctgggatcctgctgctcaacgctctgacagtcagacacattttagcggccagtcgggtccgtaaggggctgaagggtcagagcaagggggagaaccgcagtgacccggagatggagagcaggaggagatccatggttttactcttcaccctctccggcagcttcatcctcctgtggataACAATTGTTGTCAATTTCATATATTATCAGGTCTCAGGGAAAGGATTcgatttcaatgattctgaatggATTTTTCACTACTTCGGGGTTTTGCTGAGTGATttcagctgctgcacaaacacgtttatttacgcggtgactcagTCAAAATTCAGGGAGCAGATAATTAAGGCGATGAAATATCCGGTCACCTCGGTGCTTCATTTTATTAATAAAAACGCGTCCTGA